A single Orcinus orca chromosome 2, mOrcOrc1.1, whole genome shotgun sequence DNA region contains:
- the GPR65 gene encoding psychosine receptor — protein sequence MNSTCIEEQHDLDHYLFPVVYIFVTIVSIPANIGSLCVSFLQAKKENELGIYLFSLSLSDLLYALTLPLWIDYTWNKDNWTFSPALCKGSAFFMYMNFYSSTAFLTCIAIDRYLAVVYPLKFSFLRSRRCAFMVSLFIWILETIFNAVILWEDETAVEYCDATKSNFTLCYDKYPLEKWQIRFNFARTCVGYMIPLVIIMACNQKVYKAVQQNQATENSEKKRIIKLLVSITLTFILCFTPFHVMLLIRSILEHDVSLDERMFDHNKPGKQSYKIYRITVALTSLNCVADPILYCFVTETGRSDMWNVFRVFTKKLNKSKRQGKSILSMSTKDTVELDILE from the coding sequence atgaacagcACATGTATTGAAGAACAGCATGACTTGGATCACTATTTGTTTCCAGTTGTTTACATCTTTGTGACAATAGTCAGCATTCCAGCCAACATCGGTTCTCTATGTGTGTCTTTTCTGcaagcaaagaaggaaaatgaattaGGCATTTACCTCTTCAGTTTATCCTTATCGGATCTGCTGTATGCCTTAACTCTCCCTCTATGGATTGATTATACTTGGAATAAAGACAACTGGACATTCTCTCCTGCCCTGTGCAAAGGGAGTGCCTTCTTCATGTACATGAACTTTTACAGTAGCACAGCTTTCCTCACCTGCATCGCGATTGATCGGTATTTAGCAGTTGTCTACcctttgaagttttcttttcttaggtCAAGAAGATGTGCGTTCATGGTGAGCCTTTTCATCTGGATATTGGAAACCATCTTCAATGCTGTCATTCTGTGGGAAGATGAAACAGCTGTTGAATATTGTGATGCCACAAAGTCTAACTTTACTTTATGCTATGACAAAtatcctttggagaaatggcaaATCCGGTTTAACTTTGCTAGGACGTGTGTAGGCTATATGATACCTTTGGTCATCATAATGGCTTGCAACCAGAAAGTCTACAAAGCTGTGCAGCAAAATCAAGCTAcagaaaacagtgaaaagaaGAGAATCATAAAACTACTTGTTAGTATCACGTTGACTTTTATCTTGTGTTTTACCCCCTTTCATGTGATGTTGCTGATTCGCAGCATTTTAGAGCATGATGTGAGCTTAGATGAACGTATGTTTGACCATAACAAGCCTGGGAAGCAGAGTTATAAAATCTATAGAATCACAGTTGCATTAACAAGTTTAAATTGTGTTGCTGATCCAATTCTGTACTGTTTCGTAACTGAAACAGGAAGATCGGATATGTGGAATGTATTCAGAGTCTTTACTAAGAAGcttaataaatcaaaaagacaaggaaaaagcaTACTTTCTATGTCTACAAAAGATACTGTGGAATTAGACATCCT